The following nucleotide sequence is from Coffea eugenioides isolate CCC68of chromosome 3, Ceug_1.0, whole genome shotgun sequence.
AAGAAAACATACAAGTACATAAATTATTAGATCATAGTAGAACACACCATATTATTACTATTCATAGGAGCAAgcacaatagtaatttcaatTTTTCACTTGATGCAATAGTCTTCATCAGCTTAATTTCATTTATTCGACACACTAATATTTGTAGTGCTTGGAACTCCCAAACACATTTTCATGCCATATATGATGGCATTTAATACCCCCTTCATTTGAGATGGTGAGCCTCAATATCCTTTGTGACTTTTTGGGCTAAGTCCATCACAGAATTTGGATCAGGGACATTCTCATTTACTTTCTCATAATCCAAGGTCCATGTAACCAAGTTGCTTTGACCTTTTGTATCAACATGAAGAGTTACGAGTAACTTCTTGTATAACTGCTTCAGATCTCCTTCAGTCGTCTTGAATGTGACTGATTTCTTTTCCTCATCTATGGCCTCAATTATCACTTTTATCACTTCCTGATTTCCATCTGATAAAAGAAGATAAACCATCCAATGATTGGTAGATCAAGTGTGACACTCTAAAAGAGCAAGCAAAATTCAGTAATTATTAAGGCCAAGAAAAGGTTTGTTTGGGTTGAAGATTATAGCACTTTTTATAATATGATGTACGTCAACTAGAATATGAAGAGGGTGATTAGAAAATTTGTTTATGATgcaataaaaataatatttccaAATAACTTCCAATCCAAACATACTGCTAGCATCATGACGAATAATTCATGATAAGTAATAATCAGTCAAACCTTCCAATTTTGTCTTCCTGGTTATATAATGAGAACATTTTTAGTGTTCCACCAAGGTCATGCTTGAGCTGAAAACTTGCTCAATTGCTTTTAGGCATTATGTAACTTTTGGAGCTATTT
It contains:
- the LOC113765607 gene encoding kirola-like yields the protein MSLAGRLVKQIEIKSDGDVFHELFSSKPHHIPAISPTHVQGCDLQKGNWGTVGSVLFWNYTRDGNQEVIKVIIEAIDEEKKSVTFKTTEGDLKQLYKKLLVTLHVDTKGQSNLVTWTLDYEKVNENVPDPNSVMDLAQKVTKDIEAHHLK